In Eriocheir sinensis breed Jianghai 21 chromosome 10, ASM2467909v1, whole genome shotgun sequence, the following proteins share a genomic window:
- the LOC126996389 gene encoding lysophosphatidylcholine acyltransferase 2-like isoform X6, with amino-acid sequence MGLTGRMMMRCYGCQWIKIKGRLATRAEAPILIVGPHSSFFDAYAVFWSNVPCLVNRIENLQLPFFGKYIDYTQPVYVWREDPNSRQNTIQEIKSRASSDEDWPQIMVFPEGTCTNRSCLITFKPGAFYPGVPVQPVLIRYNNRTDSFTWTWDGPGALKMLWVTLCQFHNYCELEYLPVYTPSEEEKQDAKLFASNVRQVMADALGVPVADYTYDDCRLMHKAKLKNLPCQTGLIEFLKLRQRLGLNLKNVEEELLSQFADIAISDGQITLQDFSKYLGIPESEPALIDLFKLYDKDNSGTIDFREYLVGYCQYSKPANTEDTLKWAFKLFDRGGKGRILLDDLIKVLRTSLDMTPEETTRIFKQADQNNKGYITYDDFEVHAKRKPEYAKIFLTYQESLKQGTRQRSMHLPPPGKKKAE; translated from the exons ATGGGCCTAACGGGTCGCATGATGATGAGGTGCTATGGATGCCAATGGATCAAAATAAAAGGGCGCTTGGCAACCAGGGCTGAAGCTCCCATACTTATTGTTGGGCCCCATAGCAGTTTCTTTGATGCCTACGCAGTTTTCTGGTCCAATGTTCCCTGTCTGGTGAACCGCATAGAGAACCTGCAGCTTCCCTTCTTTGGCA AATACATAGACTACACTCAGCCTGTGTATGTGTGGCGAGAGGACCCCAACTCTCGACAAAACACCATTCAGGAGATCAAGAGTCGGGCAAGCAGTGATGAGGACTGGCCACAA ATCATGGTGTTTCCAGAAGGCACTTGTACCAATCGTTCCTGTCTCATAACCTTCAAGCCTGGCGCCTTTTACCCTGGAGTTCCTGTTCAGCCTGTTCTCATTCGCTACAACAACCGCACAGATTCTTTCACCTGGACATGGGATGGACCTGGAGC ATTGAAGATGCTGTGGGTAACACTCTGTCAGTTCCACAATTATTGTGAATTAGAATACCTCCCTGTCTATACTCCcagtgaagaagaaaagcaagatgcAAAATTATTTGCCAGCAATGTTCGACAAGTTATGGCTGA TGCTTTGGGGGTGCCAGTGGCAGACTACACCTATGATGACTGCCGCCTCATGCACAAGGCCAAACTCAAGAACCTACCCTGTCAGACAGGCCTCATTGAGTTTCTTAAGCTTCGTCAACGTCTTGG TTTGAACCTCAAAaatgtagaggaagagttgctgAGTCAGTTTGCAGACATAGCTATCAGTGATGGACAAATCACTCTTCAAGATTTTTCCAAATACCTAGGAATACCTGAGTCAGAGCCAGCACTTATAGACCTGTTCAAATTGTATGATAAG GACAACTCTGGGACCATAGACTTCAGGGAGTACTTGGTGGGTTATTGCCAGTACTCGAAACCAGCCAATACAGAAGACACCCTAAAGTGGGCTTTCAAGTTGTTTGATCGCGGGGGCAAAGGACGCATTCTCCTAGATGATCTCATAAAGGTTCTTCGAACCTCTCTTGACATGACTCCAGAAGAAACTACTAGAATTTTTAAGCAAGCAGACCAAAATAATAAAGGTTACATCACATATG ATGATTTTGAGGTTCATGCCAAGAGGAAGCCAGAATATGCCAAGATTTTCCTCACATACCAAGAAAGCCTCAAGCAGGGCACTCGACAGAGGTCCATGCACTTACCTCCACCTGGAAAAAAGAAAGCCGAATAA
- the LOC126996389 gene encoding lysophosphatidylcholine acyltransferase 1-like isoform X7, with amino-acid sequence MVFPEGTCTNRSCLITFKPGAFYPGVPVQPVLIRYNNRTDSFTWTWDGPGALKMLWVTLCQFHNYCELEYLPVYTPSEEEKQDAKLFASNVRQVMADALGVPVADYTYDDCRLMHKAKLKNLPCQTGLIEFLKLRQRLGLNLKNVEEELLSQFADIAISDGQITLQDFSKYLGIPESEPALIDLFKLYDKDNSGTIDFREYLVGYCQYSKPANTEDTLKWAFKLFDRGGKGRILLDDLIKVLRTSLDMTPEETTRIFKQADQNNKGYITYDDFEVHAKRKPEYAKIFLTYQESLKQGTRQRSMHLPPPGKKKAE; translated from the exons ATGGTGTTTCCAGAAGGCACTTGTACCAATCGTTCCTGTCTCATAACCTTCAAGCCTGGCGCCTTTTACCCTGGAGTTCCTGTTCAGCCTGTTCTCATTCGCTACAACAACCGCACAGATTCTTTCACCTGGACATGGGATGGACCTGGAGC ATTGAAGATGCTGTGGGTAACACTCTGTCAGTTCCACAATTATTGTGAATTAGAATACCTCCCTGTCTATACTCCcagtgaagaagaaaagcaagatgcAAAATTATTTGCCAGCAATGTTCGACAAGTTATGGCTGA TGCTTTGGGGGTGCCAGTGGCAGACTACACCTATGATGACTGCCGCCTCATGCACAAGGCCAAACTCAAGAACCTACCCTGTCAGACAGGCCTCATTGAGTTTCTTAAGCTTCGTCAACGTCTTGG TTTGAACCTCAAAaatgtagaggaagagttgctgAGTCAGTTTGCAGACATAGCTATCAGTGATGGACAAATCACTCTTCAAGATTTTTCCAAATACCTAGGAATACCTGAGTCAGAGCCAGCACTTATAGACCTGTTCAAATTGTATGATAAG GACAACTCTGGGACCATAGACTTCAGGGAGTACTTGGTGGGTTATTGCCAGTACTCGAAACCAGCCAATACAGAAGACACCCTAAAGTGGGCTTTCAAGTTGTTTGATCGCGGGGGCAAAGGACGCATTCTCCTAGATGATCTCATAAAGGTTCTTCGAACCTCTCTTGACATGACTCCAGAAGAAACTACTAGAATTTTTAAGCAAGCAGACCAAAATAATAAAGGTTACATCACATATG ATGATTTTGAGGTTCATGCCAAGAGGAAGCCAGAATATGCCAAGATTTTCCTCACATACCAAGAAAGCCTCAAGCAGGGCACTCGACAGAGGTCCATGCACTTACCTCCACCTGGAAAAAAGAAAGCCGAATAA